GATGATCGTTTAGATATATTGCTTTGAACTATAGACATTCTAGAAGAATTCTATTTCTTGAACTTTTCAATATCGGCTTGtgttttttcttcatttggaTCGAAATAACTTAAACGCGTTAATTGTATTCCGATTCCGCAACTTATCTGAATATGGACTGCAAAGGCTGCTTTTGTATGACCGCCGGTCAAGGACCTTGGGGGACACTTAGGCCTCAATGGCGACTAGTTCACTTTGAAGTGCCTGATTGAGTGTAAATTGATACACATTGATTTCGACTCATTCGCCGTTGTAATACCCCATCGGAGCTTACCATCAAAGTGCTACCGATTCGCCAATGGGAGAAAGTGCTCTTATTATTCAGCGTTTTATCCTTGATCTCAACAACGGTTTCAAGGGAGAAGCCTTGTTAGTACAACCCCATGTTCTCCCCAAGATAAGATGTAAAAGATACCCAAGCAACAAGCTCTTCATAGCCACCTATTCCTATGGATAcacgagaagaaaataacGAATTATACAGGGAAACGTCCCACGAACTTCCAGGACGTGATATTTACCCCAGACTTGCCAGATCTCGCCCCATGCATGCCCAGACATGCAATGGGCACAAGCCGATGCTTGTAGTTGACTTGCACACGCCATGTGGGCCTTTTGCATGGCTGGCATTTGTTCCCTGTTCCACCTGGACATACATTGGTGTCCTTTTCAAGGTCCAGGCTACACGATAAATTTTATAAGGTTATGGAATACGAACCTTAGGGGTCCATTTCTGATTCACACTAACTCTGATGTCCAAACATACACTAACCGAGCCACAGGAAGACTCGGCCCGAACCTAAACGCAGCACAGTTTAATCAAACAAGAATCGTACAAAGGACAAGTGACTGCATCAGAGCAGACTCCATAACGTCTTAAAGGTGTCCCTGTATTGCGTCGCTGGAATATGACTTACTCCAGCCACCAGTTTCGAAGCTGTGTAAGTACACGCTTAGATACGCCTTTTGATCTCGGTAGGAGAATGATACCAATGATTGAAGATGGTTCATCTCGTTGATGTCTCCGTCAGGGCTGAACGTTTGTTAGCATATTTGGACGAATGATGCCATGGATGGAGACTCACTAATAAGAGAAGAGATTGTCTTTGTAGGATTGTGCCATCTCCGTCCACCCTCTTCGGGCACAGAATGTAGCGACGGCGTCTGCGACTGCCGCGTCGCCTACGCCAAATGTATGGAAGTAGACCTGGGGTGCTGGGTACGGATCGTTTGGATGGAGAGTATAATTGACCAGTAAAGGAAGCCGTTCGTTGACTTTGGAGTTAAGTTCCAAGTAACCGCCATCCGGGAAGTGACAAGGCCCTTCAGGGATGTCGAGTAACTCCCATAGTTCTCGGAGTAGTTGCAAACCACTGATAGTAATGGGATCTTGACGTCGATATCCCAGTGTCCACAGACCCTCCAGGTGCGGCCAGTCCACTGTCTGCTCAGCCACATAGATTTTGATCCGTGAGCGACTCGGGTCAATCAAGTCACAGGATATGAGACGGGCCGAAAGAGTCTTATCCTTGTGGGAGGTGATATAATCTTCCAGAATGGATAACGGAACAACGAGCTTTCGGTCCCAGTCCACTCTCCGAATCGAATCAAACATGAGTCGCTCAATTGGAATGCCGGTAGCAACCGATTTCAGATAAGGATACATGTACATCTTGACCTCGAATTTTCCACCTTTCAAGTCCACGCCTAGTTTGTTCTGAGTCTTAACTTGTCCCTTGTCCAGACCGTTGTCTCTAACGAACTTCGTTTCCTCTGCATCTAAAACCAGATCCTTCTTGAACTGGGCAAACCACTGGAGGTCAACATCAGAACCCAGCTTCGCGAGTTTTCCAAGACATTCCCAGATGACATGTGCATTGAAGGGGTCTTGCTCAGTCCCTGATAAAGGTCCGATGGGCTCGAATGCAAACCGCACGACCGAATTAGAGCAATTCAGGCTCAATTCATAAGGTAGACCGAATCGGCTGAGGATGCTCATCCATCGGTCTCTGCCGTTTCCCGGATAGGGGCCCAGATACGGAACCACACATTTGTGGTGGAGACAGAGATATGAGTATTGGGCATGAATGCCGTAGCCTGCATCCTTTAGGATTTTGGCATACATTGGCCCGGTACTGTGCCACCAGTCTCGCTGGTCCTCGTTTGCAAAATCTAAGATCTTGCTGAGAACCTGGAATGGTTCGAGTGCCGTGATATTGGGCGTTTCGTGCGGCATTTTTACCAACCAAAAAACCTGGGAAGAGCAGTAGTGAAGATTCAGTGTGCTTACTGCAGTTTAAAAGCAATGATACAGAGATTGGCAAATTCCGGAGGAACAGGGGATACATATATATTCGGTCCATACTTCATTCCTCAAACTACCTTTGCAGACCTTGATCCGTTCACTGCTTGGCCTCCAGACACGGCAGAGACGCTCCAACAAATGAGAAGCATTCAGAAATATCTTCTCTTGGATCAGGCGTGATATGTAAGCGCTAATATATGCAATTTCGTATTTGCTATCACACGGCTTGGCTGGAAGCCTGAAGAACCAACAGAATATATAAGGGACTGTCTTAATTAAGGAAATGGTTCATCTATTGACTATTAGCCATAACCCGAGCGCAGATGAATGATAGCCAATAATCTCGTAGAGTAATTGTTGGTAGCTCATCCGGGGACGAGGTATAACTACATGCACTCAAATTTATGCAACATGCAAATGGAATGTAGTCAAGTCTAATCAGGAATCCCTGTAGTAAAACAGTCCGCAGTTGGTGCTGTTTCATAGATAATCTGGATTAGTATCGAACGATACTTCTTATCGCCGCGTAGTGGTGTCATCCTGCTGACGAATTTACAACGGTCTCTCGGATGCTCATAAATGTACATATTATATTGGACGAAGATTGCCGCCGGCCAAGATAGTGTCTCACTTGGAATGTAGGAGTAAGAAAGTATGGTCATGGGTTATCAGGCTGACAGGATATAGGGTTCATCACTCTAAGATGGCCAGCTTACTGTCCTCGCCCTCGAAATTCTAGGCCCCGGTTAGGTGCGGCTTCACGGGCAATTCTCACCCATGGATGATGCTCCTGCGAATGTTTCTAACGGAAGTTAGGCTAGCTGAAAGCTGTGGCTTTGAACATGCAAGCCGTTGGACTGAAAATGTCGATACACAAATTATGCCCTCTTCCTAATCGTGCTATGAAAACCTTGAGTACCCTTGTTTCATGTGAAAATCGACTAACTCTTGGACTTTTAACCTGATAATCCTCGGCTCACGTTATGTATGAGAACCAGtattactactagtaggtCGTAAATGGAAGACTGCATTCGAAGATTTTAGTCTTCGTGCGTAGGAAGCATGGGACCTATAATACTTACAATAATGTCTGTGGTAGTGCATATCTGGCAGCTATGTCCACCTTAATCCTTTTCAGGGGATTCTTCGTGAATGCGTGAGTATTGAATTGTTTGTGGACGGCACTGCAACTTCGGGAACCTACAAAAGGTGAGGATTGACACTCATCATGCTAGCCAATGCTCATTTACTGATATAATCTATGTTATATGTTATCCAGATATCAGGAATATTTTCCCAATTTCTGCGGCTTGTCAGAAACCGCTTCAGCAAGTCGACACCGTCACGAGTTTTCCCTATTAAGTTAGGTTTCCCTATACTGTGATGTGAATACAAAGGCttaattctatatcttcATACATGGTCCTAATAGAGATTTGGCATCTCCAAAACCACTATTGTAGCCTGTTTGTCATATCTTATTGTAGTCATATAATGCATACTATTGGTGTGTTCTGTGTTCTGCTGGCCTCCTATACACCATATGACATAGACCATGATAGCATTGGTAGAACTCAACAACTTCGTCGTGATATTCCGAGACTATGGACTCGACTACCATATCAAAATGTCTGCATTGCACTCGTAGCAATGTTCAAACGACTTACAGAACAAATGGTGTCTTCTAGGTACGTGTTCTTGAATAGCGCCTCGAGTTCTTGTCATTTATTATGTACTCTGACTTCCTTCGGCCTCAGAAAAGAAGCGACAGTCACACACTCTAAGTATCCAACCAAGACGACCGCACTACTGATAGGATTCAGAACGAATGCACGAATTTGGTCGACGAGCGTGCTTCAAAAGATGATGCGAGGATTATCAGTGGCATCATCAGCGTACAGAAACTTGAAACCAAGAGTCATTGTAAGCAGTGACCAAAGGGCGTCGCAGCCGTCACGAAATACAAAATATATAGAAGAGAGTGAACCCAGTGGATGCGTTTGTGTCAAATCGGTTTGCACGCTCGGATTGTTGACAAAAGTGATCCTTTCCATCGGTTCGTAGCCCTCCACTATCATACAGACCCCGTCGCTGGATCTCAATAAGAAAACGATATACGACGAGTCGGATGACCGGGGAAGTTGGAAAAGTGAGAGCGTGCCGCTGGTTTAGTGATTCTTGTCCTGCGAATGGAGAAAATGGACTTCCTTAAACCTCGATTCTCGAAGCGTGCATATCGTTCGAACTTTCTCTGAGTGATTGTACCAGGGGGCATCGTGGGATAAAGTCACCAGAACTTAAGCTTGTCTATGCAGAGTACATGGCTAAATCACTCTTGGTTTGCCTGGTAGTCATAGCACATCAATCAACCCGGATCATAATGGCCATCTCCATCGAGTTCCCTGACACGTAAGCCGCCGAAGCCAATGGCAAAAA
This Aspergillus flavus chromosome 1, complete sequence DNA region includes the following protein-coding sequences:
- a CDS encoding putative dimethylallyl tryptophan synthase; its protein translation is MPHETPNITALEPFQVLSKILDFANEDQRDWWHSTGPMYAKILKDAGYGIHAQYSYLCLHHKCVVPYLGPYPGNGRDRWMSILSRFGLPYELSLNCSNSVVRFAFEPIGPLSGTEQDPFNAHVIWECLGKLAKLGSDVDLQWFAQFKKDLVLDAEETKFVRDNGLDKGQVKTQNKLGVDLKGGKFEVKMYMYPYLKSVATGIPIERLMFDSIRRVDWDRKLVVPLSILEDYITSHKDKTLSARLISCDLIDPSRSRIKIYVAEQTVDWPHLEGLWTLGYRRQDPITISGLQLLRELWELLDIPEGPCHFPDGGYLELNSKVNERLPLLVNYTLHPNDPYPAPQVYFHTFGVGDAAVADAVATFCARRGWTEMAQSYKDNLFSYYPDGDINEMNHLQSLVSFSYRDQKAYLSVYLHSFETGGWSKSYSSDAIQGHL